A single region of the Silene latifolia isolate original U9 population chromosome 8, ASM4854445v1, whole genome shotgun sequence genome encodes:
- the LOC141597020 gene encoding uncharacterized protein LOC141597020, with amino-acid sequence MKPQKVYLDELNNLSKNYKGKVKVIEKRRPKTSTDSKVRYQSLLLQDDKGCKMHGALFAEQVDIYEDVIKRNGVYEITNAPISPLKPEWKTQPTDLDYHMTFAQRTIVLPVSTGDGDNEPAILEYRPIFQLPRVCYRCCTLCGRSKTCCYNAQRL; translated from the exons ATGAAACCTCAAAAGGTCTACTTAGATGAACTGAACAATTTAAGCAAAAACTACAAAGGCAAGGTGAAGGTGATAGAGAAGCGTCGGCCCAAAACATCCACTGACAGTAAGGTTCGGTACCAAAGCTTGCTGCTCCAGGATGATAAG GGATGCAAAATGCACGGCGCTCTTTTCGCTGAACAAGTTGACATATACGAAGATGTTATCAAACGCAACGGAGTATATGAGATAACCAATGCTCCTATTAGTCCTCTTAAGCCAGAGTGGAAAACACAACCAACTGATCTTGATTACCATATGACCTTTGCGCAGCGAACCATTGTTCTACCAGTTAGCACTGGTGATGGGGACAATGAACCTGCTATCCTAGAATACCGACCAATATTCCAGCTACCTAGGGT ATGTTATAGGTGTTGTACTCTTTGTGGAAGATCAAAGACGTGTTGTTACAACGCACAACGATTGTGA